CCATCAGTTGCCTTAACGATGCTCAGACCGTTTTTGTCCAAGGTTTCAGGGTGATCTTCTGAAATTGAATATTGATCACCATTGGAAAGTTTAAGTATAGGCGCACCGTTTTCTGGCAAGGCGATTTCCCTTGGTGAGACGGCTTGTTGAAAAGTTGTTTGCTTCGCGCTTTGTTGGACCAGAAACAGAATTGAAAAACAAAAGACAACAATTGCGGCCGCGATCCCCCCCAATCTGATGTAACGCAGCTTTGATTTTTTTCCGTCCCCCATCTCTTTATGATGTCCGCCTATTCGACTTGAGATCTGATTTAAAACCTGATCCCTGTTAAACAGCTCCGAACGTTCAGGAACTCTTTCGCCCATACGTTCAAAAAGATCGGAGAATTCAGCTTCTTCCAGCTGATCCAATTTATCGAGCATCTCTTTCAATTCCGAACGAGAGATTGTATTCCTAAAATAATGGGTTAGCAAATAGCGTAGTCTTTCTTCTTGCATGGTCAAATTGGTTCGTACTTTCTAAGTATTTATTTCAGTACACCGCAAAAACAGAAAAGGACTACACGAAGAAATATTTTTTTTATTTTTTTTTAGATCCTTATGAAATTGTTATAGGTATAAAATTTTCAATGGAACTTCAGTCCAACTGTTTAGCATATCGATAACCAGTTAGGAGGATTCCATCAATCCATGAAATCCTTTTCAGAAAAAATAGAAAAATAAGGATAATAGCGGATTTCGTCCAGAACGGACTTGTTTTAAATGTTTCGATGCTCTGGCAAGATGGTTTTTTACCGTGTTTTTAGAAAGATTGAGTTCCGCTGCAATTTGATTGTGGGGTATTCCTTCAATTCGGCTTAATGTAAAAACGAGTTTTTGTTGTTCAGGTAGTTGAGCAAGGTAATTTTCAATTTCATCGGCAAGTTCCTTTCGTTCTATTAAACCATCGGCCCTATCCGAATGATGTTCAATATGGTAATATAGAAGCTCAAACGCCGAATGAGAACGTTTGATGCTTCTTAGTTTATTGAAACACTCTCTTTTTGTCAATACGTAAAGGAACGGCCAGAGATCCACATCCTGTTTTATAGTTTCTCTATTGGTCCACAGTTTCACGAAAACTTCCTGCACAACATCCTCGCTCCAACCTGTATCTTTCAGCAAGTGGAAAGATACATCGAAAATGCGGTCTGCATATCGTTCGTAAAGTTTTGGTAAAACAGCCTGCTTCCCTATAGAGAGCGCTTGGATCAAATTGGCTTCATCATTTTCTTTTCTCATAACTAAAGCTCCCAATCTTCAGTTTATTGGTCATTGTGCTTTTCAGGTAACAATTAGATTACAAGGCCAAGTTAACAATTATTTCTACATATTTATTTTAAAAAATCAAGCATGTTAAATTTTCCCAAAGCGATCTTATCGTTAATAGATCGCTTTAGGTTCGGATTTTTCCTGTGCTTCTTTGTAGCGCAATACCTGCGATAGCATAGCTGGATTTTCGATTACTTTGGGCCTAAACTTTGTACTGTTCATATACGTTAAGATAGAGCCTAACAGCTGTTTCGCCACGGGTCTGTTGGCTAGATCTGCCTCCAGATCAAACGAAGCAATCATCAGTTTGCCAGCTCCGACTGT
The Sphingobacterium multivorum genome window above contains:
- a CDS encoding RNA polymerase sigma factor, with product MRKENDEANLIQALSIGKQAVLPKLYERYADRIFDVSFHLLKDTGWSEDVVQEVFVKLWTNRETIKQDVDLWPFLYVLTKRECFNKLRSIKRSHSAFELLYYHIEHHSDRADGLIERKELADEIENYLAQLPEQQKLVFTLSRIEGIPHNQIAAELNLSKNTVKNHLARASKHLKQVRSGRNPLLSLFFYFF